The Euphorbia lathyris chromosome 3, ddEupLath1.1, whole genome shotgun sequence genome contains a region encoding:
- the LOC136223014 gene encoding exportin-T isoform X1 gives MDDIEKAILISFDESGNIGSSLKSQAVSYCQQIKETPAICRICIDKLCFCNIVQVQFWCLQTLHEVIRVNYALLSSEEKNFVRKSVFALCCFDDSNAAKVLEGPAFIKNKLAQVLVTFIYFEYPLIWSSVFVDFLPYLSKGPIVIDMFCRVLNALDDELISLDYPRTTEDLGVATRVKDAMRQQCIGQIVRAWYDIVSMYRKSDAELCSSVLDSSRRYISWIDIGLIVNDAFMPLLFELVLLDGEFEQLRGAAAGCVLAAVSKRMDPQSKLTMLQSLQISRVFPLVTGDSDSELTSKIAALVTGYAVEILECYKRVTTEDAKGASLDLLNEVLPSVFYVMQNCEVDTAFSIVQFLSGYVATMKSFSPLREKQVHYVGQILEVIRSQICYDPMYRDNLDMLDKIGREEEDRMNEFRKDLFVLLRSVGRMAPEVTQVFIRNSLVNSVSSRSESNVEEVEAALSLLYALGESLSDEALRTGSGLLGELVSMLLSTRFPCHSKRLVALVYLETMTRYMKYVQENTQYVPMVLAAFLDERGIRHQNAHVSRRASYLFMRVVKLLKAKLVPFIETILQSLQDTVARFTSMDYTVNEFSGSEDGSHIFEAIGLLIGMEDVPLEKQADYLSSLLTPLCHQVEILLMNAKVQSSEESPAKIVIIQQIIMAINALSKGFSERLVTASRPAIGLMFKQTLDILLQILVVFPKIEPLRSKVTSFIHRMVDTLGASVFPYLPKALEQLLAESEPKEMVGFLLLLNQLICKFNISVRDIVEEVFPAIAGRVLSVLPKNGFPSGPGSNTEEIRELQELQKTLYTFLHVIATHDLSSVFLSPKSRGFLDSLMHMLLNTACNHKDITVRKACVQIFTRLIKDWCAKPCGEEKVPGFQSFVIEAFGTNCCLYSVLDKSFEFQDANTLVLFGEIVQAQKVMYEKFGDAFLMHLLSKGLPSAHCPQDLAQQYCQKLQGSDFKGLKSFYQSLIENLRLQQNGSLVFR, from the exons ATGGATGATATCGAAAAAGCAATACTAATAAGTTTTGATGAATCGGGCAACATAGGTTCATCGCTCAAATCACAAGCAGTTTCTTACTGTCAGCAAATTAAGGAAACCCCTGCAATATGTAGGATATGTATCGATAAATTGTGTTTTTGCAACATCGTCCAAGTTCAGTTTTGGTGTTTACAGACTTTACATGAGGTGATTAGGGTTAATTATGCTTTATTGAGTTCAGAGGAGAAGAATTTTGTTAGAAAATCAGTGTTTGCTTTGTGCTGTTTTGACGATAGCAATGCTGCCAAGGTTTTAGAGGGTCCTGCATTTATAAAAAACAAGCTTGCTCAGGTTTTGGTTACTTTCATTTATTTTGAGTACCCTTTAATTTGGTCTTCGGTGTTTGTTGATTTTTTGCCTTATCTAAGTAAAGGACCTATAGTTATTGATATGTTCTGTCGGGTTCTGAATGCACTTGATGATGAATTGATTAGTTTAGATTACCCTCGGACAACAGAGGATTTGGGGGTTGCTACTCGGGTTAAGGATGCAATGAGACAGCAATGTATAGGCCAGATAGTAAGAGCATGGTATGACATTGTATCTATGTATAGAAAGTCTGATGCTGAACTCTGTTCAAGTGTGTTAGATTCATCGAGGAGGTATATTTCATGGATTGATATTGGGTTGATTGTGAATGATGCATTTATGCCATTGTTGTTTGAGTTGGTGTTGCTTGATGGAGAATTTGAGCAACTTCGGGGTGCAGCAGCTGGGTGCGTCTTGGCTGCAGTTTCTAAGAGGATGGATCCTCAATCCAAGTTAACAATGTTACAGAGTCTTCAGATAAGTAGAGTTTTTCCGTTAGTAACTGGGGATAGTGACTCTGAGCTAACATCAAAAATAGCTGCATTGGTTACAGGGTACGCTGTGGAGATTTTGGAGTGCTATAAACGCGTGACTACTGAGGATGCTAAGGGGGCTTCACTTGATCTTTTGAATGAGGTCTTGCCCTCAGTTTTTTATGTAATGCAGAACTGTGAGGTGGACACTGCATTTAGCATTGTACAATTTCTTTCAGGTTATGTTGCTACCATGAAAAGCTTTTCTCCTTTGAGAGAGAAACAAGTGCACTATGTGGGTCAGATATTGGAAGTCATTCGCTCACAAATTTGTTACGATCCTATGTATCGGGATAATCTTGATATGTTGGATAAGATTGgaagagaagaggaagataGAATGAATGAATTTAGAAAGGATTTATTTGTGTTACTTCGCAGTGTGGGTCGTATGGCTCCTGAGGTTACCCAAGTATTCATAAGAAATTCTCTAGTTAACTCTGTTTCCTCAAGATCAGAAAGTAATGTTGAAGAGGTGGAAGCTGCACTTTCTCTTTTGTATGCGCTTGGAGAATCATTAAGTGATGAAGCCTTGAGAACTGGAAGTGGGTTGTTGGGTGAATTAGTGTCAATGCTGCTTTCAACAAGGTTTCCATGCCATTCTAAGAGGCTAGTTGCGCTTGTATATTTGGAGACAATGACTAGATATATGAAGTATGTTCAGGAGAACACACAATATGTTCCCATGGTTCTTGCTGCATTTCTGGATGAGAGAGGAATACGCCATCAAAACGCCCATGTGAGCCGTAGAGCAAGTTATTTGTTCATGAGGGTTGTAAAATTACTAAAAGCAAAGCTTGTTCCTTTTATAGAGACAATTTTGCAG AGCCTCCAAGATACAGTTGCTCGGTTTACAAGTATGGATTATACAGTAAATGAATTTTCAGGATCTGAAGACGGTAGCCATATTTTTGAG GCGATTGGTTTGCTGATTGGTATGGAAGATGTACCTCTGGAAAAACAAGCTGATTATCTTTCTTCACTGCTAACTCCTCTTTGTCACCAG GTTGAGATTTTGCTTATGAATGCCAAAGTGCAAAGTTCAGAGGAGTCTCCAGCTAAAATCGTAATTATTCAACAAATAATCATGGCGATTAATGCACTTAGCAAG GGGTTTAGTGAACGCCTTGTAACCGCTAGCCGTCCTGCAATAGGTCTCATGTTTAAGCAG ACACTGGATATTCTTCTGCAAATACTTGTTGTTTTTCCAAAGATTGAGCCTCTCCGGAGCAAG GTGACATCCTTCATACATCGGATGGTGGACACGTTAGGAGCATCGGTATTTCCTTATCTTCCGAAGGCATTGGAACAATTGCTTGCAGAATCTGAG CCAAAGGAAATGGTTGGTTTTCTTTTGCTCCTCAATCAACTTATTTGCAAATTCAACATCTCTGTTCGTGACATAGTGGAGGAAGTTTTTCCAGCCATTGCTGGCAGGGTTTTAAGTGTTCTACCAAAGAATGGATTTCCTTCAGGACCTGGAAGCAATACCGAG GAAATCCGTGAATTACAAGAGCTTCAGAAAACATTGTACACATTCCTTCATGTGATAGCTACACATGATCTATCTTCTGTCTTCCTTTCACCCAAGAGCAGGGGATTTTTGGATTCATTGATGCACATGTTACTGAACACAGCTTGTAATCACAAGGATATTACTGTAAGAAAG GCATGTGTACAGATATTCACAAGATTAATAAAGGATTGGTGCGCCAAACCTTGTGGTGAAGAGAAG GTACCTGGTTTCCAGAGTTTTGTAATCGAGGCTTTTGGGACGAATTGTTGTCTGTATAGTGTGCTTGATAAATCCTTTGAGTTCCAAGATGCAAATACT CTTGTTTTGTTTGGAGAAATTGTACAAGCACAGAAGGTCATGTATGAGAAGTTTGGTGATGCTTTCCTAATGCATTTGTTATCTAAAGGATTACCATCCGCACATTGTCCTCAAGATTTGGCACAACAATACTGCCAAAAGTTGCAG GGTAGCGATTTCAAGGGATTGAAATCATTTTATCAGTCGCTGATTGAAAATTTGAGGCTCCAACAGAACGGAAGCCTTGTCTTCCGATAG
- the LOC136223014 gene encoding exportin-T isoform X2 has product MDDIEKAILISFDESGNIGSSLKSQAVSYCQQIKETPAICRICIDKLCFCNIVQVQFWCLQTLHEVIRVNYALLSSEEKNFVRKSVFALCCFDDSNAAKVLEGPAFIKNKLAQVLVTFIYFEYPLIWSSVFVDFLPYLSKGPIVIDMFCRVLNALDDELISLDYPRTTEDLGVATRVKDAMRQQCIGQIVRAWYDIVSMYRKSDAELCSSVLDSSRRYISWIDIGLIVNDAFMPLLFELVLLDGEFEQLRGAAAGCVLAAVSKRMDPQSKLTMLQSLQISRVFPLVTGDSDSELTSKIAALVTGYAVEILECYKRVTTEDAKGASLDLLNEVLPSVFYVMQNCEVDTAFSIVQFLSGYVATMKSFSPLREKQVHYVGQILEVIRSQICYDPMYRDNLDMLDKIGREEEDRMNEFRKDLFVLLRSVGRMAPEVTQVFIRNSLVNSVSSRSESNVEEVEAALSLLYALGESLSDEALRTGSGLLGELVSMLLSTRFPCHSKRLVALVYLETMTRYMKYVQENTQYVPMVLAAFLDERGIRHQNAHVSRRASYLFMRVVKLLKAKLVPFIETILQSLQDTVARFTSMDYTVNEFSGSEDGSHIFEAIGLLIGMEDVPLEKQADYLSSLLTPLCHQVEILLMNAKVQSSEESPAKIVIIQQIIMAINALSKGFSERLVTASRPAIGLMFKQTLDILLQILVVFPKIEPLRSKVTSFIHRMVDTLGASVFPYLPKALEQLLAESEPKEMVGFLLLLNQLICKFNISVRDIVEEVFPAIAGRVLSVLPKNGFPSGPGSNTEEIRELQELQKTLYTFLHVIATHDLSSVFLSPKSRGFLDSLMHMLLNTACNHKDITVRKIFTRLIKDWCAKPCGEEKVPGFQSFVIEAFGTNCCLYSVLDKSFEFQDANTLVLFGEIVQAQKVMYEKFGDAFLMHLLSKGLPSAHCPQDLAQQYCQKLQGSDFKGLKSFYQSLIENLRLQQNGSLVFR; this is encoded by the exons ATGGATGATATCGAAAAAGCAATACTAATAAGTTTTGATGAATCGGGCAACATAGGTTCATCGCTCAAATCACAAGCAGTTTCTTACTGTCAGCAAATTAAGGAAACCCCTGCAATATGTAGGATATGTATCGATAAATTGTGTTTTTGCAACATCGTCCAAGTTCAGTTTTGGTGTTTACAGACTTTACATGAGGTGATTAGGGTTAATTATGCTTTATTGAGTTCAGAGGAGAAGAATTTTGTTAGAAAATCAGTGTTTGCTTTGTGCTGTTTTGACGATAGCAATGCTGCCAAGGTTTTAGAGGGTCCTGCATTTATAAAAAACAAGCTTGCTCAGGTTTTGGTTACTTTCATTTATTTTGAGTACCCTTTAATTTGGTCTTCGGTGTTTGTTGATTTTTTGCCTTATCTAAGTAAAGGACCTATAGTTATTGATATGTTCTGTCGGGTTCTGAATGCACTTGATGATGAATTGATTAGTTTAGATTACCCTCGGACAACAGAGGATTTGGGGGTTGCTACTCGGGTTAAGGATGCAATGAGACAGCAATGTATAGGCCAGATAGTAAGAGCATGGTATGACATTGTATCTATGTATAGAAAGTCTGATGCTGAACTCTGTTCAAGTGTGTTAGATTCATCGAGGAGGTATATTTCATGGATTGATATTGGGTTGATTGTGAATGATGCATTTATGCCATTGTTGTTTGAGTTGGTGTTGCTTGATGGAGAATTTGAGCAACTTCGGGGTGCAGCAGCTGGGTGCGTCTTGGCTGCAGTTTCTAAGAGGATGGATCCTCAATCCAAGTTAACAATGTTACAGAGTCTTCAGATAAGTAGAGTTTTTCCGTTAGTAACTGGGGATAGTGACTCTGAGCTAACATCAAAAATAGCTGCATTGGTTACAGGGTACGCTGTGGAGATTTTGGAGTGCTATAAACGCGTGACTACTGAGGATGCTAAGGGGGCTTCACTTGATCTTTTGAATGAGGTCTTGCCCTCAGTTTTTTATGTAATGCAGAACTGTGAGGTGGACACTGCATTTAGCATTGTACAATTTCTTTCAGGTTATGTTGCTACCATGAAAAGCTTTTCTCCTTTGAGAGAGAAACAAGTGCACTATGTGGGTCAGATATTGGAAGTCATTCGCTCACAAATTTGTTACGATCCTATGTATCGGGATAATCTTGATATGTTGGATAAGATTGgaagagaagaggaagataGAATGAATGAATTTAGAAAGGATTTATTTGTGTTACTTCGCAGTGTGGGTCGTATGGCTCCTGAGGTTACCCAAGTATTCATAAGAAATTCTCTAGTTAACTCTGTTTCCTCAAGATCAGAAAGTAATGTTGAAGAGGTGGAAGCTGCACTTTCTCTTTTGTATGCGCTTGGAGAATCATTAAGTGATGAAGCCTTGAGAACTGGAAGTGGGTTGTTGGGTGAATTAGTGTCAATGCTGCTTTCAACAAGGTTTCCATGCCATTCTAAGAGGCTAGTTGCGCTTGTATATTTGGAGACAATGACTAGATATATGAAGTATGTTCAGGAGAACACACAATATGTTCCCATGGTTCTTGCTGCATTTCTGGATGAGAGAGGAATACGCCATCAAAACGCCCATGTGAGCCGTAGAGCAAGTTATTTGTTCATGAGGGTTGTAAAATTACTAAAAGCAAAGCTTGTTCCTTTTATAGAGACAATTTTGCAG AGCCTCCAAGATACAGTTGCTCGGTTTACAAGTATGGATTATACAGTAAATGAATTTTCAGGATCTGAAGACGGTAGCCATATTTTTGAG GCGATTGGTTTGCTGATTGGTATGGAAGATGTACCTCTGGAAAAACAAGCTGATTATCTTTCTTCACTGCTAACTCCTCTTTGTCACCAG GTTGAGATTTTGCTTATGAATGCCAAAGTGCAAAGTTCAGAGGAGTCTCCAGCTAAAATCGTAATTATTCAACAAATAATCATGGCGATTAATGCACTTAGCAAG GGGTTTAGTGAACGCCTTGTAACCGCTAGCCGTCCTGCAATAGGTCTCATGTTTAAGCAG ACACTGGATATTCTTCTGCAAATACTTGTTGTTTTTCCAAAGATTGAGCCTCTCCGGAGCAAG GTGACATCCTTCATACATCGGATGGTGGACACGTTAGGAGCATCGGTATTTCCTTATCTTCCGAAGGCATTGGAACAATTGCTTGCAGAATCTGAG CCAAAGGAAATGGTTGGTTTTCTTTTGCTCCTCAATCAACTTATTTGCAAATTCAACATCTCTGTTCGTGACATAGTGGAGGAAGTTTTTCCAGCCATTGCTGGCAGGGTTTTAAGTGTTCTACCAAAGAATGGATTTCCTTCAGGACCTGGAAGCAATACCGAG GAAATCCGTGAATTACAAGAGCTTCAGAAAACATTGTACACATTCCTTCATGTGATAGCTACACATGATCTATCTTCTGTCTTCCTTTCACCCAAGAGCAGGGGATTTTTGGATTCATTGATGCACATGTTACTGAACACAGCTTGTAATCACAAGGATATTACTGTAAGAAAG ATATTCACAAGATTAATAAAGGATTGGTGCGCCAAACCTTGTGGTGAAGAGAAG GTACCTGGTTTCCAGAGTTTTGTAATCGAGGCTTTTGGGACGAATTGTTGTCTGTATAGTGTGCTTGATAAATCCTTTGAGTTCCAAGATGCAAATACT CTTGTTTTGTTTGGAGAAATTGTACAAGCACAGAAGGTCATGTATGAGAAGTTTGGTGATGCTTTCCTAATGCATTTGTTATCTAAAGGATTACCATCCGCACATTGTCCTCAAGATTTGGCACAACAATACTGCCAAAAGTTGCAG GGTAGCGATTTCAAGGGATTGAAATCATTTTATCAGTCGCTGATTGAAAATTTGAGGCTCCAACAGAACGGAAGCCTTGTCTTCCGATAG